Proteins co-encoded in one Aspergillus flavus chromosome 2, complete sequence genomic window:
- the rgsA gene encoding regulator of G protein signaling domain protein RgsD: MLKKKTLYPPLHFWHSTPTSTPELSPTSSSSDSESDEDMDLSGSRPLSLTVPAGAFCPMRPTLDEVLANTAPAPYTLSAFMAYLSQNHCLETLEFTLEAKRYRETYEALSQQLGEYPIGTECPESQHLRMLWQRLLTAYIMPGSPREINVSSEVRDDILRQANSTTPPLPETLDAAVKLVHELMEESIFLPFLNAHSASAQVVPLAEPLFPQEDGVTVVAGPGLDEHAMKRARSKGRRLSPRSSKDFGSPTYSSSHSGRSNFSLSAMTSMGKSSHRHSSHTSSGSGDCSAGLTDDSGSLQSMSTSEPMTPPTTPPSSDAHGLHLAHSPKQRTDNPWKKMGMKLGFKKRSTTGSSGSNKLSGTDE; encoded by the coding sequence ATGCTTAAAAAGAAGACTCTATACCCCCCTCTCCACTTCTGGCACAGTACTCCTACATCCACTCCTGAACTCTCTCCcacatcatcgtcttcggaCAGTGAGTCAGACGAGGACATGGACCTATCTGGTTCACGTCCGTTGAGTCTGACCGTTCCGGCGGGTGCATTTTGTCCCATGCGTCCAACCTTGGATGAGGTGCTAGCAAACACCGCCCCCGCTCCGTACACCCTCAGTGCTTTTATGGCCTACCTTTCCCAAAACCACTGCCTGGAAACGTTGGAATTCACCCTCGAAGCGAAACGGTACCGGGAAACGTACGAGGCACTCAGCCAGCAATTGGGTGAATACCCGATCGGCACCGAATGTCCGGAAAGCCAACATCTGCGGATGCTTTGGCAGCGACTTCTGACGGCCTACATCATGCCCGGATCCCCCCGCGAGATCAATGTCTCCAGTGAAGTCCGCGACGATATCCTTCGACAGGCTAACTCGACCACCCCCCCGCTGCCCGAGACCCTCGATGCCGCCGTGAAACTCGTTCACGAATTGATGGAAGAGtcgatcttcttgccctttcTGAATGCCCACTCCGCTAGCGCCCAGGTTGTACCGCTGGCAGAGCCGCTATTTCCGCAGGAGGATGGGGTAACGGTGGTTGCCGGGCCGGGTCTCGATGAACACGCCATGAAGCGCGCCCGTTCGAAGGGACGGCGACTGTCCCCACGATCTTCGAAAGATTTTGGTTCTCCGACTTACTCGTCCAGCCACTCCGGCCGCTCAAACTTCTCCCTCAGTGCCATGACTTCTATGGGCAAATCCAGCCACCGGCATTCCAGTCACACTTCGAGCGGCAGTGGTGACTGCTCGGCTGGCCTGACGGACGACTCTGGCAGTCTACAATCCATGAGCACCAGCGAACCGATGACTCCCCCGACGACGCCTCCATCCAGTGATGCCCACGGTCTGCATCTGGCTCACAGCCCGAAGCAGCGCACCGATAACCCATGGAAGAAAATGGGGATGAAACTGGGCTTCAAGAAGCGTTCGACTACCGGGAGCTCGGGGAGCAATAAACTGTCTGGCACGGACGAATGA